In a single window of the Streptomyces sp. 846.5 genome:
- a CDS encoding CBS domain-containing protein, with the protein MRHRIVGELMTPGVVSVGPDTPFKEIAQLLAGNDITSVPVIDDQDRPLGIVSEADLLRHEAAAEDPSGLLPKPRMSARDRDRSEATTARGLMTSPAVCARPEWTVVEAARVMEQRHFKRLLVVDEAGRLIGVVSRSDLLRVFLRQDQAILEEIRHEVVVRVLGLSPDQVAVKVTDGVVTLTGTLEHRSVAHALIQLAKGVDGVIAVVDQLGYRIDDTPAAARSGLAAGRLSQA; encoded by the coding sequence ATGCGACACCGAATCGTGGGAGAACTGATGACGCCGGGCGTCGTGAGCGTCGGCCCCGACACCCCGTTCAAGGAAATCGCCCAGCTGCTGGCGGGCAACGACATCACCTCGGTCCCGGTCATCGACGACCAGGACCGGCCGCTGGGCATCGTCTCCGAGGCGGACCTGCTGCGCCACGAGGCCGCCGCCGAGGACCCCAGCGGACTGCTGCCCAAGCCGCGGATGTCCGCACGCGACCGCGACCGCAGCGAGGCCACCACCGCACGCGGACTGATGACCAGCCCCGCGGTCTGCGCCCGCCCGGAGTGGACGGTCGTGGAGGCCGCCCGGGTGATGGAGCAGCGGCACTTCAAGCGGCTGCTGGTGGTCGACGAGGCCGGCCGGCTCATCGGCGTCGTCAGCCGTAGCGACCTGCTGCGTGTCTTCCTGCGCCAAGACCAGGCCATCCTGGAGGAGATCCGCCACGAGGTCGTCGTCCGGGTCCTCGGCCTGTCCCCGGACCAGGTGGCCGTCAAGGTCACCGACGGCGTGGTGACGCTGACGGGCACCCTGGAGCACCGCAGCGTCGCGCACGCCCTGATCCAGCTGGCCAAGGGGGTGGACGGAGTGATCGCCGTGGTCGACCAGCTCGGCTACCGCATCGACGACACACCGGCTGCCGCCCGAAGCGGCCTGGCTGCGGGACGACTGTCCCAGGCCTGA